The DNA sequence AGGTCTCACGATGCACGTGCTCTTCCACCGGCATCCGCTCCATGGGTTCGAGCGGCGGCGTTCCCCTGCCGACCGCAAGAAGCGCGACGGGGCGGAGATGCTGCGGGAGGCCGAGGACCTCGCGGACCTCGTCTTCGTTGAACGCCCCGGTCCAGCACGAGTGAAGGCCCCGGGCATGTGCGGCGAGCATCATGTAGGTGCAGGCGATGGTGGCGTCCTCGAGCGCGTAGAGGATCCCCCGCTCCCCGTAGTGCGACATCGAGCGGACGTAGTTCGCACAGACCACGAAGATCGCCGGCGCCTCCCGGATATGCACCTGCTCGAGGGCCGCGAGCGCAAGTTCCACCCTGACATCCTCATCGGTGACGACGACGACGTCCCAGGCCTCGCGATTGCCGGCGCTCGGCGCAGTACTTGCACAGGCCAGGATGTCATCGATATCCTCCGGATCAAGCGGCTCCCCGGAGTATTCCCGGACCGACGACCGTGCTTTCAGGAAGCGAAGCAGTTCAGAGGAGTTCATGCTCTTTGAGCGTATCCCACGCTGCCTGGGCTGCGGTCGTGACGGCGCTGACGGCCCTGCTCATCCGCTCCGACGCGGCGCCCAGTTCCATGCTCTCGGTCAGGCTGATCGCCTCGTTGAGGTGATCGATGGCTTTCTTAAACTCAGAAAGTTCCGTATCGCCATATGCAAACTCAAGCTCCGAGCGGATCGACTCGAGCACCATCAAAAGCATCCGCTTTCCGCCGGGCTTCTCCTGGAGCGGAAACTGTATCAGCGCTGTCGTCAGCTGTGACCCGACAATCAGTTCGGATTTCGCCCGTTCGGCAAACTGATAGGTTCTGATGGCGGTTTTGAGATCCATACCACATACTGGAACTCGCTAGTATAAAAAGTATTGAAGGAGAAGAGGGGGACGGTTTATCTCGATTTCTGCTTGGTCCCGAGAGCCGACACCTTGGCGCGCCGCACGCTCCGGCGTACCCGCACGTCCATCGTGGGGGTGCCTCCTCCTCCTCTGCCGCCCCGGCCGCCACGTCCGCCACGTCCGCCGCGTCCGCCGCGCCGCTGGTCCTGCCCCTCCCGGTTCGCCCGCTTCTGGATATCCGCCATAGCCTTGAACCGCTGGTTCGGGCCGGGTTTCTTCACTTCGCCTTCACTTGCAGGGACGAGTCTTATCTGCCCCTTCACGCCCTTGACCTGGGCCCACTGGACACTTCCTGTCTTTCCCATGATGAAACTCCTTTATATTTATGAGCAGACCCGCAGATAAAAGTAACCCGGGACAGGCCCGGGTCAGGAAGCGAGCGTGCCCGCAATCAGGAGAGCAGCCGCTTGAGCTCGCGCCGGAGAGCCTCGCTGACGACCTTCCCGTCCACGCTCCCCCGGATCTCCTGCATGACGACCCCCATCAGGGGGCCGAGCGCGCCCATGCCCTTCTCCCGGGCGAACGCCTCGCGCTCGGCCACGATACGCCGCACGATCGCTTCCACATCCGCCCCCGAGACGGCGGGGCCCATCTTCTCGATGGCCGCGTCCACCCGGTCCAGAGGCGCCCCGGCCCCCTCGCCGGCGGTCCGTGCGAGTTCGGCGAGGAGGTCCGGGATCGCCTCCTTTGCAGCCCGCCCGGCCTCGACGGCCGAGAGGAGGGCGAGGATCTCGTCCTCGCTCACCCGGCCGACGGCCACGCCGTCGCGGGCGAGCTCCCGGCAGGTGGCAAGGAGCGTTCTGGCCGCGACGGTGGGGCGGACGCCGGCGGCGACGGCCGCTTCAAACGTCGGCAGCCGCTCGGAAAACGCCACCTGGCGTGCCAGCGCCTCGTCGAGACCGAACTCCCGGACGAACCGTTCCGCCCGGTCGGTGAGGAGTTCGGGCACCGCGATGCTCTCCCACCGGGCGGCGTCGATCTCGACCTCAAAGACGTCGGTCTCGGGATACATCCGGGCGGCTCCCGGGAGCGGGCGCATGTAGGCCGTGCTCCCTTCCTCGAGCATCTTCCGGGTCTCCTCGGGCACGCCGAATAGAGCCATCTCCGCGCGGATCATCACCTGCTCGGCCGCACAGCCGGCACGCTGCCGGGTTGCTGCCACGATGACGACGCAGTCCTCTTCTGCGGCGCCGACGAACTCTCGCAGGCGCGCCACCTCTTCTGCGGTGACGCCGTAGGCGGGGAGTTCGTCGGTGTGGAAGATCCCGCCGACGCCGCACTTCTTCGCGTAGTCCGACATCTCGCTCCCGAGACGCCGCCCGGGCTGGATCTCCCGTCCGACGAGCCCCGCAAACCCGCAGAGCCGGACGGCCAGGATGGACTTCGCCTTCTTTAAGATGGCGGACGCCGTCCCGGAGAAGAGGGCGGTGACGTCGACGACGGTGTGGTCCACCCGGGCGCCGCGTTCCCGAAGGGTGTCCCGGATGGAGAGGAGGGCGACCTGCCGCTCGACCTCGCGGCGCACCACCTCGGCGATGAGGTCGAGTTCCTGGACGCCCTTGATCTCCACTCGGGCGCCGTCCGCGATGGAGATGTTGACGTCCTGCCGGATCGTCCCGAGGCCGCGCTTCACCCGGCCGGTCGAGCGGAGCACCATCCCGATATGCCCTGCGACCTGCTGGACGGCCTCGGGGGTGTGCATGCAGGGAGCGGTGGTGATCTCGATGAGCGGGATCCCCAGGCGGTCGAGGGAGAAGGTCTCGTCCTCCACCCGTTGCGCCGCCTCCTCCTCGAGGCAGATCGTCTCGATCCGGCAACCGTCGGGGAGGGCGCCGGAGAGCGCGACGAGCGCCGTCCGCTGGAACCCGCTGGTGTTCGAACCGTCGATGACGAGTTTCCGCATCGTGTGGACCTGCTCGGCGGGCGTCATGCCGAGCATCTTTGCTATCGTGAGACAGACCTCGAGCGCTTCGGGGTTCATCGGGGCCGGGGGCTCCTCGTCGTGCTCCACCAGGCAGACCGTGTC is a window from the Methanoculleus oceani genome containing:
- a CDS encoding nitroreductase family protein, with product MNSSELLRFLKARSSVREYSGEPLDPEDIDDILACASTAPSAGNREAWDVVVVTDEDVRVELALAALEQVHIREAPAIFVVCANYVRSMSHYGERGILYALEDATIACTYMMLAAHARGLHSCWTGAFNEDEVREVLGLPQHLRPVALLAVGRGTPPLEPMERMPVEEHVHRETW
- a CDS encoding DUF5350 domain-containing protein, producing MGKTGSVQWAQVKGVKGQIRLVPASEGEVKKPGPNQRFKAMADIQKRANREGQDQRRGGRGGRGGRGGRGGRGGGGTPTMDVRVRRSVRRAKVSALGTKQKSR
- the gatE gene encoding Glu-tRNA(Gln) amidotransferase subunit GatE, which codes for MDYKELGLKAGIEIHQQLDTAEKLFCRCPTCLRDTAERTGEFHRYLRATESELGEIDRAAREEMKLVRKFCYYTYDTVCLVEHDEEPPAPMNPEALEVCLTIAKMLGMTPAEQVHTMRKLVIDGSNTSGFQRTALVALSGALPDGCRIETICLEEEAAQRVEDETFSLDRLGIPLIEITTAPCMHTPEAVQQVAGHIGMVLRSTGRVKRGLGTIRQDVNISIADGARVEIKGVQELDLIAEVVRREVERQVALLSIRDTLRERGARVDHTVVDVTALFSGTASAILKKAKSILAVRLCGFAGLVGREIQPGRRLGSEMSDYAKKCGVGGIFHTDELPAYGVTAEEVARLREFVGAAEEDCVVIVAATRQRAGCAAEQVMIRAEMALFGVPEETRKMLEEGSTAYMRPLPGAARMYPETDVFEVEIDAARWESIAVPELLTDRAERFVREFGLDEALARQVAFSERLPTFEAAVAAGVRPTVAARTLLATCRELARDGVAVGRVSEDEILALLSAVEAGRAAKEAIPDLLAELARTAGEGAGAPLDRVDAAIEKMGPAVSGADVEAIVRRIVAEREAFAREKGMGALGPLMGVVMQEIRGSVDGKVVSEALRRELKRLLS